One genomic window of Gammaproteobacteria bacterium includes the following:
- a CDS encoding Tex family protein, whose amino-acid sequence MNINNLIATELNIKIEQVAKAIELLDGGDTVPFISRYRKEVTGGLTDTDLRTLEERLSYLRELQDRRQTILKSISEQGKLTPELEASILQADNKATLEDLYLPYKPKRRTKAQIAKEAGLEPLALQLLAEPSQIPEQLAGQFINTEKNINNATEALEGARHILLELFSENSDLLGYLRDYLWQHGVIKSEVIKEKETSGHKFADYFNYQEPIKKIPSHRALALLRGQNEGVLRIALTLNASEESHCQQKIQQQFVITNQQRPADAWLIDTAALAWRAKIFLKLEVELIVKLRELAEEEAIKVFANNLKNLLMTSPAGSRVTLGLDPGLRTGVKVVVIDGTGKLLHHTNIFPHAPRNDWDGSIDSLAKLCKQFKVELISIGNGTASRETDKLVLELKKRHPELKLTSIVISEAGASVYSASELAAQEFPSLDVTYRGAVSIARRLQDPLAELVKIDPKAIGVGQYQHDVNQVKLSRTLHAVMEDCVNGVGVDVNTASVPLLSCVAGLNESVAKNIVLYRDENGRFNTRQQLKKVPRLGEKAFEQAAGFLRITNGDNPLDASAVHPEAYSLVERILAQQQKTCKEIMGNRELLKAINAKDFIDAQFGLPTITDILQELEKPGRDPRPEFKMATFKEGVETLTDLTVGMVLEGVVTNVANFGAFVDIGVHQDGLVHISMLADRFVKDPHDVVKVGQIVTVKVLEVDLARKRIQLSMRLSESPATSQPAISPPKKTSTNKIPSRKKLRKPEKAAVKETTLGNVLLAALAKQKEK is encoded by the coding sequence ATGAATATCAATAACCTCATTGCTACTGAATTAAATATAAAAATAGAACAAGTCGCCAAAGCCATTGAACTCTTAGACGGCGGCGATACCGTCCCGTTTATTTCCCGCTATCGTAAAGAAGTCACCGGCGGTTTAACGGACACCGACCTTCGCACTTTGGAAGAACGCTTGAGCTATTTGCGCGAATTACAAGATAGAAGGCAAACCATTTTAAAAAGCATCAGCGAGCAAGGTAAATTAACGCCTGAACTTGAAGCCAGTATTTTACAAGCAGACAACAAAGCAACCCTCGAAGATCTCTACCTACCTTATAAACCCAAACGCCGCACCAAAGCCCAAATAGCCAAAGAAGCGGGACTCGAACCCTTGGCCTTGCAATTACTTGCAGAACCCAGTCAAATTCCTGAACAACTGGCAGGGCAATTTATCAATACAGAAAAAAATATCAACAACGCTACCGAAGCTTTAGAAGGCGCAAGACACATTTTACTAGAATTATTTTCCGAAAATTCCGATCTCCTTGGCTACTTGCGCGACTACCTCTGGCAACATGGCGTCATCAAAAGCGAAGTCATTAAAGAAAAAGAAACCAGCGGTCATAAATTTGCAGACTATTTTAATTACCAAGAACCAATTAAAAAGATTCCCTCACACCGCGCCTTAGCATTATTACGCGGTCAAAATGAAGGTGTGTTACGCATCGCTTTAACTTTAAATGCATCCGAAGAATCGCATTGCCAACAAAAGATTCAGCAACAATTTGTTATCACCAATCAACAACGCCCAGCCGACGCCTGGTTAATTGACACTGCAGCTTTAGCCTGGCGAGCAAAAATATTTTTAAAACTAGAAGTCGAACTCATCGTCAAATTGCGTGAATTAGCTGAAGAAGAAGCTATCAAAGTCTTTGCTAATAATTTGAAAAATTTGTTGATGACTTCACCGGCTGGATCACGTGTCACATTAGGTTTGGACCCCGGTTTACGCACGGGAGTTAAGGTGGTAGTGATAGATGGCACTGGTAAGCTGCTACACCATACCAATATTTTTCCGCATGCGCCACGCAATGATTGGGACGGCTCTATCGATAGCTTAGCGAAACTCTGCAAGCAATTTAAAGTGGAATTAATCAGCATCGGTAACGGCACTGCTTCACGCGAAACCGATAAACTGGTATTAGAACTCAAAAAACGTCACCCCGAATTAAAGCTGACCAGTATTGTGATTTCTGAAGCCGGTGCTTCAGTTTACTCAGCATCAGAACTTGCCGCGCAAGAATTCCCCTCCTTGGATGTGACTTATCGCGGCGCAGTTTCTATTGCACGACGATTACAAGATCCGCTGGCTGAATTAGTCAAGATTGATCCTAAAGCCATCGGTGTCGGCCAATACCAGCATGATGTTAATCAGGTGAAGCTCTCACGCACCTTACATGCCGTGATGGAAGATTGTGTCAACGGCGTGGGTGTTGATGTGAATACCGCATCTGTGCCCCTGTTATCTTGTGTGGCCGGTCTCAATGAAAGCGTTGCAAAAAACATTGTGCTTTACCGCGATGAAAACGGCCGCTTTAATACTCGCCAACAATTGAAAAAAGTGCCGCGCCTAGGTGAAAAAGCCTTCGAACAAGCGGCTGGATTTTTACGGATTACCAATGGTGATAATCCGCTGGATGCTTCTGCCGTTCATCCTGAAGCCTATTCACTCGTAGAACGCATCTTGGCGCAACAACAAAAAACCTGTAAAGAAATCATGGGTAACCGTGAACTGTTAAAAGCCATTAATGCTAAAGATTTTATTGATGCGCAATTTGGACTACCCACTATCACTGATATTCTACAGGAGCTGGAAAAACCCGGCCGTGATCCGCGACCGGAGTTTAAAATGGCCACTTTTAAAGAAGGTGTGGAAACTCTGACAGATTTAACTGTGGGCATGGTTTTGGAAGGTGTGGTCACCAATGTGGCCAATTTTGGTGCATTTGTAGACATCGGCGTACATCAAGATGGTTTAGTGCATATTTCCATGTTGGCAGATCGCTTTGTTAAAGATCCGCACGATGTGGTGAAAGTTGGCCAGATTGTAACAGTCAAAGTGCTGGAGGTAGATTTAGCACGTAAACGCATTCAATTAAGCATGCGTCTTTCGGAATCTCCTGCCACTTCACAGCCTGCAATTTCTCCGCCTAAAAAAACTTCGACCAAT
- a CDS encoding peptidylprolyl isomerase, whose translation MIQLQTNHGIITIELDFENTPKTAENFQKHAKSGYYDNTIFHRVIDGFMIQGGGFDTRMQEKAKQPTIENEADRSTPNKRGSIAMARTSDPHSASTQFFINVKDNDFLNFSGKSINGWGYCVFGTVTSGMDVVDKIKKVATTNRAGHQDVPVENVIIEKVTVTE comes from the coding sequence ATGATCCAACTACAAACCAACCACGGCATTATCACCATCGAACTGGATTTCGAAAACACGCCCAAAACAGCAGAAAATTTTCAAAAGCATGCAAAAAGCGGCTACTACGACAACACCATTTTCCACCGCGTCATTGATGGCTTCATGATCCAAGGCGGCGGTTTTGATACCCGCATGCAAGAAAAAGCCAAACAACCTACTATAGAAAACGAAGCTGACCGCAGCACACCCAATAAGCGCGGCAGCATAGCTATGGCTCGCACCTCTGACCCCCATTCCGCCAGCACCCAATTTTTTATCAACGTCAAAGACAACGATTTTTTAAACTTCAGCGGCAAATCCATCAACGGCTGGGGCTATTGTGTATTTGGAACTGTCACCTCCGGCATGGACGTAGTTGATAAAATAAAAAAAGTCGCTACCACCAACCGCGCTGGTCATCAAGATGTGCCGGTAGAAAATGTCATCATAGAAAAAGTCACGGTCACAGAATAA
- a CDS encoding electron transfer flavoprotein-ubiquinone oxidoreductase, with protein MQRESLHFDIVIVGAGPAGLACAIRLSQLAKTTGRELSIGILEKGATVGAHILSGAVLDPIALNELLPEWQQLDAPLYTPATDDHFLLLTAKNSWRLPTPPLMKNHGNYVISLDKLCRWLGAQAENLGVQIFPGFPATEILYTDTGAVCGVRTGDKGIDNAGQPTDLYQPGIDLYAKQTVFAEGCRGSLTKTLLQRFNLTKNVQAQTYGIGVKELWEVAPNHHQPGKVMHTIGWPLDTKTYGGSFLYHLENHLVAVGFVVGLDYSNPFLDPYEELQRFKTHPAIRDTFENAKRIAYGARALNEGGWQSIPKLSFPGGLLIGDSAGFLNVPRIKGIHTSMKSGMIAAEAIFTHIDDPPNGELSEYPTQLKQSWIARELYAARNIRPAFRWGLWPGLAYAALDTYVLHGKAPWTLQHPKPDYLCLKPATVCTPIQYPKHDGVLTFDKLTSVFLSNTLHNENQPCHLQLKDPELAIAVNFKIYASPESRYCPAAVYEILDVDTKPRLQINFANCIHCKTCDIKDPRQNINWVPPEGGDGPNYTEM; from the coding sequence ATGCAAAGAGAATCACTCCATTTTGATATTGTCATCGTGGGCGCAGGTCCCGCAGGTCTTGCCTGCGCCATTCGTCTTTCGCAACTGGCAAAAACCACCGGCCGCGAACTCTCTATTGGTATATTAGAAAAAGGTGCTACAGTCGGTGCGCATATCCTCTCCGGCGCAGTACTCGATCCTATAGCTTTGAATGAATTATTACCAGAATGGCAACAGCTTGACGCTCCCTTATATACTCCCGCAACTGACGATCATTTTTTATTATTAACCGCCAAAAATAGCTGGCGGCTCCCTACGCCACCCTTGATGAAAAATCATGGTAATTATGTCATTAGTCTGGATAAACTGTGCCGTTGGTTAGGCGCACAAGCTGAAAACCTCGGGGTACAAATATTCCCCGGCTTTCCGGCAACTGAAATACTTTATACTGATACTGGCGCCGTCTGCGGTGTTCGCACCGGTGATAAAGGCATAGACAACGCGGGTCAACCCACTGACCTCTATCAACCTGGAATTGATTTATATGCCAAACAAACCGTTTTCGCCGAAGGTTGCCGCGGCTCACTCACGAAAACTTTGCTGCAACGCTTTAATCTTACCAAAAATGTCCAAGCGCAAACCTATGGCATAGGCGTCAAAGAGTTATGGGAAGTCGCTCCCAATCACCATCAACCGGGCAAAGTCATGCATACCATCGGTTGGCCGTTGGATACAAAAACTTACGGTGGTTCATTCCTGTATCATCTAGAAAATCATCTGGTAGCCGTGGGTTTTGTCGTGGGACTTGATTATAGCAATCCCTTTTTAGATCCTTATGAAGAATTGCAACGCTTTAAAACGCATCCCGCCATACGTGATACCTTTGAAAACGCTAAAAGAATCGCCTACGGCGCACGTGCGCTCAATGAAGGCGGCTGGCAATCCATTCCCAAGCTCAGTTTTCCAGGTGGATTATTAATCGGTGATAGCGCAGGATTTCTCAATGTCCCACGCATTAAAGGTATACATACCAGCATGAAATCGGGCATGATCGCTGCAGAAGCCATTTTTACCCATATAGATGACCCGCCAAACGGCGAGCTTTCAGAATATCCAACCCAACTAAAGCAATCGTGGATTGCCAGGGAATTATATGCCGCACGCAATATTCGCCCGGCTTTTCGCTGGGGCTTGTGGCCAGGCTTAGCTTATGCTGCCCTCGACACCTATGTGTTGCATGGTAAAGCACCCTGGACTCTGCAGCATCCTAAGCCAGATTACTTATGCTTAAAACCAGCCACAGTCTGCACCCCTATTCAATATCCTAAGCATGATGGTGTATTGACCTTTGACAAGTTAACTTCGGTTTTTTTATCCAATACACTGCATAATGAAAACCAGCCTTGCCACCTGCAACTTAAAGACCCAGAATTAGCCATTGCCGTCAATTTTAAAATCTATGCCTCACCCGAATCACGCTATTGTCCCGCTGCCGTTTATGAAATCCTAGATGTGGATACTAAACCACGCTTACAAATTAATTTTGCTAATTGCATACACTGCAAAACCTGTGATATTAAAGACCCTCGGCAAAATATTAACTGGGTACCACCCGAAGGCGGGGATGGGCCTAACTATACAGAAATGTGA